The following are from one region of the Stigmatella ashevillena genome:
- a CDS encoding imm11 family protein, whose translation MQRRFFELSDHVELPHRWALAMPRDSQGLKVDDDQFMRGTPVHIKEQLSIPVEISGTSLDFTEAGIMIPVVHVRIASLFAELAPNDVQLLPVEVEGQPDQYLILVATRLIRCINETASRIQLWTHEDGLPDMVGRYASVRDMRIDKAKVGSAQVFRCEGWTGPLIVSGEIKDALERMGATGTRFEEV comes from the coding sequence ATGCAGAGGCGCTTTTTCGAGCTATCCGACCACGTAGAACTCCCGCACCGCTGGGCTCTGGCGATGCCCAGGGACAGTCAGGGGCTCAAGGTGGATGACGACCAGTTCATGCGCGGAACGCCCGTCCACATCAAGGAACAGTTGAGCATTCCCGTCGAGATCTCGGGGACGTCGCTGGACTTCACGGAGGCGGGCATCATGATCCCGGTGGTCCATGTTCGGATCGCATCCCTGTTCGCGGAGCTGGCCCCAAATGATGTGCAACTGCTCCCCGTGGAGGTGGAGGGTCAACCGGATCAGTACCTCATCCTCGTTGCCACGCGCCTCATCCGCTGTATCAACGAGACAGCGTCTCGGATCCAGCTCTGGACTCATGAAGACGGGCTCCCAGACATGGTCGGTCGTTATGCCTCCGTGCGTGACATGCGCATCGACAAAGCCAAGGTGGGAAGCGCCCAGGTGTTCCGGTGCGAGGGATGGACAGGCCCACTGATTGTCTCCGGGGAGATCAAGGACGCATTGGAGCGCATGGGGGCCACAGGCACAAGGTTCGAGGAGGTCTAA
- a CDS encoding short-chain fatty acid transporter: METLVRIAEGLGRFSARFVPSAFAIAVLLSLLTMGMAMGWARAAPEAVLGGWGSGFWELLTFSMQMALVMFTGYLLALTAPVRKGLEWLAGLAKGPRGAVALMAFVSMALAYLNWGLSLVASAMLVRFVVRRRPEVDYRLLVACAYFGLGATWHSGLSASAPLLVATPGHFLEKQLGVLSIDRTLFSPFNLGLTVAVVAGLTLLAWALHPKPENTVRVDPAVLEKLGDFVPPERPADRSLAVWLDHTRWLNLVFGVLGLLWFARHLALNGGWRALNLNVVNFLFLVLAVLLHGTPARLIKASEEAGGVLHGIVLQFPLYAGIYGIFKTTGLTDQIGELFVSMSTKETFPAVVYLYSGVVNYFVPSGGSKWAIEAPYLLNAAGTLGVAPEKVVLAYAWGDMATDLIQPFWALPLLTVARLEFKDILGFLLLAFLLYLPFVTAAFFLFG; the protein is encoded by the coding sequence ATGGAAACCTTGGTTCGCATCGCGGAGGGCCTCGGCCGCTTCTCGGCACGCTTCGTGCCCAGTGCCTTCGCCATCGCGGTGTTGCTCAGCCTGCTGACCATGGGAATGGCCATGGGGTGGGCGAGGGCCGCGCCCGAGGCGGTGCTGGGCGGTTGGGGCAGCGGTTTCTGGGAACTGCTCACCTTCTCCATGCAGATGGCGCTGGTGATGTTCACCGGCTACCTGCTGGCGCTCACCGCGCCGGTGCGCAAGGGGCTGGAATGGCTGGCCGGGCTCGCCAAGGGACCGCGCGGCGCGGTGGCGCTGATGGCGTTCGTCTCCATGGCGCTGGCGTACCTCAACTGGGGCCTGTCCCTGGTGGCAAGCGCCATGCTGGTGCGCTTCGTGGTGCGGAGGCGGCCGGAGGTGGACTACCGGCTGCTGGTGGCGTGCGCCTACTTCGGGCTGGGGGCCACCTGGCACTCGGGGCTGTCCGCCTCGGCGCCGCTGCTCGTCGCCACGCCGGGACACTTCCTGGAAAAACAGCTCGGGGTGCTGTCCATCGACCGGACGCTCTTCTCACCCTTCAACCTGGGCCTCACGGTGGCGGTGGTGGCGGGGCTGACGCTGCTGGCGTGGGCGCTGCACCCGAAGCCTGAAAACACGGTGCGCGTGGACCCGGCCGTGCTGGAAAAGCTGGGAGACTTCGTGCCGCCAGAGCGCCCGGCGGACCGGAGCCTCGCGGTGTGGCTGGACCACACGCGGTGGCTCAACCTCGTGTTCGGGGTGCTGGGGCTGTTGTGGTTCGCGAGGCACCTGGCGCTCAATGGCGGCTGGAGGGCCCTGAACCTCAACGTGGTGAACTTCCTGTTCCTGGTGCTGGCGGTGCTACTGCACGGGACACCCGCGCGGCTGATCAAGGCGAGCGAGGAGGCCGGAGGCGTGCTGCACGGCATCGTCCTCCAGTTCCCGCTGTACGCGGGCATCTATGGCATCTTCAAGACGACGGGGCTGACGGATCAGATTGGCGAGCTGTTCGTCTCGATGTCCACGAAGGAGACATTCCCCGCCGTCGTCTACCTTTACAGCGGGGTGGTGAACTACTTCGTCCCCTCGGGAGGCTCGAAGTGGGCCATCGAGGCGCCGTATCTGTTGAACGCGGCAGGAACGCTGGGCGTGGCACCCGAGAAAGTGGTGCTGGCCTATGCGTGGGGAGACATGGCCACGGACCTCATCCAGCCGTTCTGGGCACTGCCCCTGCTGACGGTGGCCCGGCTGGAGTTCAAAGACATCCTCGGGTTCCTCCTGCTGGCGTTCCTGCTCTATTTGCCTTTTGTCACCGCGGCCTTCTTCCTCTTCGGGTGA
- a CDS encoding HAMP domain-containing protein — protein MRTQKNPVRKVSAKVVEPASDSLDTRQLLRVLAAVQKGDFTVRMPVDTVGVAGKVADTLNDIIDLNERMAKEFERIGTMVGKEGRITQRATVTSAVGSWADCVESVNMLVADLIQPTTEMGRVIGAVAKGDLSQTMALEVDGRPLKGEFLRTARLVNGMVEQLGSFASEVTRVAREVGTEGKLGGQAKVKGVAGTWKDLTDNVNSMASNLTSQVRNIAEVTTAVARGDLSKKITVDVRGEILELKNTINTMVDQLSSFASEVTRVAREVGTEGKLGGQAVVKGVGGTWKDLTDNVNSMASNLTAQVRNIAEVTTAVANGDLSQKITVDVRGEILELKNTINTMVDQLSSFASEVTRVAREVGTEGKLGGQAVVKGVAGTWKDLTDNVNSMASNLTAQVRNIAEVTTAVANGDLSKKITVDVQGEILELKNTINTMVDQLSSFASEVTRVAREVGTEGKLGGQAVVKGVGGTWKDLTDNVNSMASNLTAQVRNIAEVTTAVANGDLSKKITVDVRGEILELKNTINTMVDQLSSFASEVTRVAREVGTEGKLGGQAVVKGVGGTWKDLTDNVNSMASNLTAQVRNIAEVTTAVANGDLSKKITVDVRGEILELKNTINTMVDQLSSFASEVTRVAREVGTEGKLGGQAVVKGVGGTWKDLTDNVNSMASNLTAQVRNIAEVTTAVANGDLSKKITVDVRGEILELKNTINTMVDQLSSFASEVTRVAREVGTEGKLGGQAIVRGVGGTWKDLTDNVNSMASNLTSQVRNIAEVTTAVARGDLSKKITVDVRGEILELKNTINTMVDQLSSFASEVTRVAREVGTEGKLGGQAVVKGVGGTWKDLTDNVNSMASNLTAQVRNIAEVTTAVANGDLSKKITVDVRGEILELKNTINTMVDQLSSFASEVTRVAREVGTEGKLGGQAVVKGVAGTWKDLTDNVNSMASNLTSQVRNIAEVTTAVANGDLSKKITVDVQGEIAELKNTINTMVDQLSSFASEVTRVAREVGTEGKLGGQAVVKGVAGTWKDLTDNVNSMATNLTTQVRGIAKVVTSVANGDLKRKLVVDAKGEIAELADTINGMIDTLAVFADQVTTVAREVGIEGKLGGQARVPGTAGIWRDLTDNVNQLAANLTTQVRAIAEVATAVTKGDLTRFITVSAQGEVAALKDNINEMIRNLKDTTRKNTEQDWLKTNLAKFTRVLQGQRDLLTVSKVILSELAPLVDAQHGVFYISERIEEDQVLKLLASYAYRERKGLSNTFKLGEGLVGQCALEKEPILLSDIPDSYIRISSGLGDEVPRNIVVLPVLFEGDIKAVIELASFHKFSDVHLGFLEQLTESIGIVLNTIAANMRTEALLKQSQALTDELRKQQEELTETNKRLEQQANSLQQSEELLKRQQEELRRTNEELQEKAKLLSEQKNEVEHKNLEVEQAKRALEEKAEQLSLTSKYKSEFLANMSHELRTPLNSLLILSQTLSENTDGNLTGRQVEFARTIHASGSDLLELINDILDLSKIESGTMTVDVGPLRFGDLREFVERTFRQVADKKTLQFDISLEGSLPGEVQTDAKRLQQVLKNLLSNAFKFTESGQVTLGIQRARGGWSSDHPILRTAPTVVAFVVRDTGIGIPKDKHQIIFEAFQQADGSTARKYGGTGLGLSISREIARLLGGEIRLESEVGRGSTFTLFLPLKYVAPRPAETGPSLARVAANVQALPAPAVEALPSEVEVLHLPDIEDDSASILPGDAVLLAVTHMQDHASRLRAAAQGVGFKMLVSTEAESALEMARNARPVAVAVDLDLPDMAGWVVLDRLKHDAATRALPVYTVSGEDYRDRSLTLGALGHLRASADPAAAVLALRELRSFVDRKARSLLIVEDDDVHRQALTELLGSEDVQTVAVSTAAQAQEAIAARRFDCMVMDLGLPDLPGADLLRQLHAEHGPATPPAIVYTGRELTRAQETELRRLAEAIIVKDAQSPERLLEETSLFLHRATAQLSEPKRRMLEKARERDPLLVGRKVLVVDDDVRNIFALNTVLERYGMKVGFAESGAEGIALLEKDAEVELVLMDVMMPEMDGYQAMRAIRGMERFAHLPILALTAKAMKGDREKCLEAGASDYITKPVDIEKLLSLLRVWLHVPRGAARPQRPEIPG, from the coding sequence ATGCGCACCCAGAAGAACCCGGTTCGGAAGGTCTCCGCGAAGGTGGTGGAGCCTGCCTCCGACTCGCTCGACACCCGTCAGCTTCTCCGTGTCCTCGCTGCCGTCCAGAAGGGGGATTTCACCGTCCGGATGCCCGTGGACACGGTGGGGGTCGCCGGCAAGGTCGCCGACACGCTCAATGACATCATCGATCTCAACGAGCGCATGGCCAAGGAGTTCGAGCGCATCGGGACCATGGTCGGCAAGGAGGGCCGCATCACCCAGCGAGCCACCGTGACCAGCGCCGTCGGCTCCTGGGCCGACTGTGTCGAGTCCGTGAACATGCTGGTGGCGGACCTCATCCAGCCGACCACGGAGATGGGGCGCGTCATCGGCGCCGTGGCCAAGGGTGACCTTTCCCAGACCATGGCGCTCGAGGTGGATGGCCGTCCCCTCAAGGGTGAGTTCCTGCGCACCGCCCGCCTGGTGAACGGCATGGTGGAGCAGTTGGGCTCCTTCGCCTCGGAAGTGACGCGCGTGGCGCGCGAAGTGGGTACTGAAGGAAAGCTGGGCGGACAGGCCAAGGTGAAGGGCGTGGCCGGGACGTGGAAGGACCTCACGGACAACGTGAACTCCATGGCCTCCAACCTGACGTCCCAGGTGCGCAACATCGCCGAGGTGACCACCGCCGTGGCCCGCGGCGACTTGTCCAAGAAGATCACCGTGGATGTGCGCGGAGAGATTCTGGAGCTGAAGAACACCATCAACACGATGGTGGATCAGCTGTCCTCGTTCGCCTCGGAAGTGACACGCGTGGCACGCGAGGTGGGTACCGAAGGAAAGCTGGGCGGACAGGCGGTGGTGAAAGGCGTGGGCGGGACGTGGAAGGACCTCACGGACAACGTGAACTCCATGGCCTCCAACCTGACGGCGCAGGTGCGAAACATCGCCGAAGTGACCACCGCCGTGGCCAACGGAGATCTGTCTCAGAAGATCACCGTGGATGTGCGCGGAGAGATTCTGGAGTTGAAGAACACCATCAACACGATGGTGGATCAGTTGTCGTCGTTCGCCTCGGAAGTGACACGCGTGGCGCGCGAAGTGGGTACCGAAGGAAAGCTGGGTGGGCAGGCCGTGGTGAAGGGAGTGGCCGGGACGTGGAAGGACCTCACGGACAACGTGAACTCCATGGCCAGCAACCTGACCGCGCAGGTGCGCAACATCGCCGAGGTGACCACCGCCGTGGCCAATGGCGACTTGTCCAAGAAGATCACCGTGGATGTGCAGGGCGAGATTCTGGAGCTGAAGAACACCATCAACACGATGGTGGATCAGTTGTCGTCGTTCGCCTCGGAAGTGACACGCGTGGCGCGCGAAGTGGGTACCGAAGGAAAGCTGGGCGGACAGGCGGTGGTGAAGGGAGTGGGTGGCACGTGGAAGGACCTCACGGACAACGTGAACTCCATGGCCTCCAACCTGACGGCGCAGGTGCGCAACATCGCCGAAGTGACCACCGCCGTGGCCAATGGTGACTTGTCCAAGAAGATCACCGTGGATGTGCGCGGAGAGATCCTGGAGCTGAAGAACACCATCAACACGATGGTGGATCAGCTGTCGTCGTTCGCCTCGGAAGTGACACGCGTGGCGCGCGAAGTGGGTACCGAAGGAAAGCTGGGCGGACAGGCGGTGGTGAAGGGAGTGGGTGGCACGTGGAAGGACCTCACGGACAACGTGAACTCCATGGCCTCCAACTTGACCGCACAGGTGCGCAACATCGCCGAGGTGACCACCGCCGTGGCCAATGGTGACTTGTCCAAGAAGATCACCGTGGATGTGCGCGGAGAGATCCTGGAGCTGAAGAACACCATCAACACGATGGTGGACCAGTTGTCCTCGTTCGCCTCGGAAGTGACACGCGTGGCGCGCGAAGTGGGTACCGAAGGAAAGCTGGGTGGGCAGGCGGTGGTGAAGGGGGTGGGTGGCACGTGGAAGGACCTCACGGACAACGTGAACTCCATGGCCTCCAACTTGACCGCACAGGTGCGAAACATCGCCGAGGTGACCACCGCCGTGGCCAACGGTGACTTGTCCAAGAAGATCACCGTGGACGTGCGCGGAGAGATTCTGGAGCTGAAGAACACCATCAACACGATGGTGGATCAGTTGTCGTCGTTCGCCTCGGAAGTGACGCGTGTGGCGCGCGAAGTGGGTACCGAAGGAAAGCTGGGCGGGCAGGCCATCGTTCGTGGTGTCGGTGGGACGTGGAAGGATCTCACGGACAACGTGAACTCCATGGCCTCCAATCTGACGTCCCAGGTGCGCAACATCGCCGAGGTGACCACCGCCGTGGCCCGCGGCGACTTGTCCAAGAAGATCACCGTGGATGTGCGCGGAGAGATTCTGGAGCTGAAGAACACCATCAACACGATGGTGGATCAGCTGTCGTCGTTCGCCTCGGAAGTGACACGCGTGGCGCGCGAAGTGGGTACCGAAGGAAAGCTGGGCGGACAGGCGGTGGTGAAGGGAGTGGGTGGCACGTGGAAGGACCTCACGGACAACGTGAACTCCATGGCCAGCAACCTGACCGCACAGGTGCGCAACATCGCCGAGGTGACCACCGCCGTGGCCAATGGTGACTTGTCCAAGAAGATCACCGTGGACGTGCGCGGAGAGATTCTGGAGCTGAAGAACACCATCAACACGATGGTGGATCAGCTGTCCTCGTTCGCCTCGGAAGTGACGCGTGTGGCGCGCGAAGTGGGTACCGAAGGAAAGCTGGGCGGACAGGCGGTGGTGAAAGGAGTGGCCGGGACGTGGAAGGACCTCACGGACAACGTGAACTCCATGGCCTCCAATCTGACGTCCCAGGTGCGCAACATCGCCGAGGTGACCACTGCCGTGGCCAATGGCGACTTGTCCAAGAAGATCACCGTGGATGTGCAGGGCGAAATCGCTGAGCTGAAGAACACCATCAACACGATGGTGGATCAGTTGTCGTCGTTCGCCTCGGAAGTGACACGCGTGGCGCGCGAGGTGGGTACCGAAGGAAAGCTGGGCGGGCAGGCGGTGGTGAAGGGGGTGGCCGGGACGTGGAAGGACCTCACGGACAACGTGAACTCCATGGCCACCAACCTCACCACCCAGGTGCGTGGCATCGCCAAGGTGGTGACCTCCGTGGCCAACGGCGACCTCAAGCGCAAGCTCGTCGTGGACGCCAAGGGTGAAATCGCCGAGCTGGCCGACACCATCAACGGGATGATCGACACGCTCGCGGTGTTCGCCGACCAGGTGACCACGGTGGCCCGTGAGGTGGGGATCGAAGGAAAGCTCGGCGGTCAGGCCCGTGTGCCCGGCACCGCTGGCATCTGGCGCGACCTCACCGACAACGTGAACCAGCTCGCCGCCAACCTCACCACCCAGGTGCGCGCCATCGCCGAGGTCGCCACCGCCGTGACCAAGGGTGACCTCACCCGGTTCATCACCGTGTCCGCCCAGGGCGAAGTGGCTGCCCTCAAGGACAACATCAATGAGATGATCCGCAACCTCAAGGACACCACGCGCAAGAACACCGAGCAGGATTGGCTCAAGACCAACCTCGCCAAGTTCACCCGCGTCCTTCAGGGCCAGAGAGACCTGCTCACCGTCTCCAAGGTCATCCTCTCGGAGCTGGCGCCGCTCGTGGATGCCCAGCACGGTGTCTTCTACATCTCCGAGCGCATCGAGGAGGACCAGGTCCTCAAGCTGCTCGCCTCCTACGCCTACCGCGAGCGCAAGGGGCTCTCCAACACCTTCAAGTTGGGAGAGGGGCTCGTCGGCCAGTGCGCCTTGGAGAAGGAGCCCATCCTCCTGTCCGACATTCCGGACTCCTATATCCGCATCTCCTCCGGTCTCGGGGATGAGGTACCCCGCAACATCGTCGTCCTGCCAGTGCTCTTCGAGGGCGACATCAAGGCCGTCATCGAGCTGGCCAGCTTCCACAAGTTCAGCGACGTGCACCTGGGCTTCCTCGAGCAGCTCACCGAGTCCATCGGCATCGTGCTCAACACCATCGCCGCGAACATGCGCACCGAGGCGCTGCTCAAGCAGTCCCAGGCGCTCACCGATGAGCTCCGCAAGCAGCAGGAAGAGCTCACCGAGACGAACAAGCGCCTGGAGCAGCAGGCCAACTCGCTCCAGCAGTCCGAGGAACTCCTCAAGCGTCAGCAGGAGGAGCTGCGCCGCACCAACGAAGAGCTCCAGGAGAAGGCGAAGCTGCTCTCCGAGCAGAAGAACGAGGTGGAGCACAAGAACCTCGAAGTCGAGCAGGCCAAGCGCGCCCTGGAAGAGAAGGCCGAGCAGCTCTCGCTCACCTCCAAGTACAAGAGCGAGTTCCTGGCCAACATGAGCCACGAGCTGCGCACCCCGCTCAACTCGCTGCTCATCCTCAGCCAGACGCTCAGCGAGAACACCGACGGCAACCTCACCGGCCGCCAGGTGGAGTTCGCCCGCACCATTCATGCCTCCGGTTCGGACCTGTTGGAGCTCATCAACGACATCCTCGATCTGTCGAAGATCGAGTCCGGCACCATGACGGTGGACGTGGGGCCGCTGCGCTTTGGCGATCTGCGCGAGTTCGTGGAGCGCACCTTCCGGCAGGTGGCCGACAAGAAGACGCTCCAGTTCGACATCTCCCTGGAGGGCTCGCTGCCGGGAGAAGTGCAGACGGACGCCAAGCGCCTCCAGCAGGTGCTCAAGAACCTCCTGTCCAACGCCTTCAAGTTCACCGAGTCCGGTCAGGTCACCCTCGGCATCCAGCGCGCCCGCGGGGGCTGGTCGTCCGATCACCCCATCCTCCGCACCGCCCCCACCGTGGTGGCCTTCGTGGTGCGGGACACGGGCATCGGCATCCCCAAGGACAAGCACCAGATCATCTTCGAGGCCTTCCAGCAGGCCGACGGCTCCACCGCGCGCAAGTACGGGGGCACCGGCCTGGGGCTGTCCATCTCGCGTGAGATTGCTCGGCTGCTCGGAGGCGAGATCCGTCTGGAGAGCGAGGTGGGGCGCGGCAGCACCTTCACCCTCTTCCTGCCGCTCAAGTACGTGGCTCCGCGCCCCGCGGAGACGGGCCCCAGCCTGGCGCGGGTGGCCGCCAACGTCCAGGCGCTGCCAGCGCCCGCCGTGGAGGCGCTCCCCTCGGAGGTGGAGGTCCTCCACCTCCCCGACATCGAGGATGACAGTGCCTCCATCCTCCCGGGCGACGCGGTGCTCCTCGCGGTGACGCACATGCAGGACCATGCCTCACGGTTGCGCGCGGCGGCCCAAGGGGTGGGCTTCAAGATGCTCGTCTCCACGGAGGCGGAGTCCGCGCTGGAGATGGCGCGCAACGCGCGGCCCGTGGCCGTCGCCGTGGACCTGGACCTGCCGGACATGGCCGGCTGGGTCGTCCTCGACCGGCTCAAGCACGATGCCGCCACCCGGGCCCTGCCGGTCTACACGGTCTCCGGCGAGGACTACCGCGACCGTTCGCTCACCCTCGGGGCGCTGGGCCACCTGCGCGCCTCCGCGGACCCGGCGGCCGCGGTGCTCGCCCTGCGCGAGCTGCGCAGCTTCGTGGACCGCAAGGCCCGCAGCCTCCTCATCGTCGAGGACGACGATGTGCACCGTCAGGCGCTCACGGAGTTGCTGGGCAGCGAGGATGTGCAGACGGTGGCGGTGAGCACCGCCGCGCAGGCCCAAGAGGCCATCGCCGCGCGGCGCTTCGACTGCATGGTGATGGACCTGGGGCTGCCGGACCTGCCGGGCGCTGACCTGCTGCGCCAACTCCATGCCGAGCACGGCCCCGCCACCCCGCCCGCCATCGTCTACACAGGGCGCGAGTTGACGCGCGCCCAGGAGACGGAGCTGCGGCGCCTGGCCGAGGCCATCATCGTCAAGGACGCCCAGAGCCCCGAGCGGCTCCTGGAGGAGACGAGCCTCTTCCTCCACCGCGCGACCGCCCAACTCTCCGAGCCCAAGCGCCGCATGCTGGAGAAGGCCCGGGAGAGGGATCCGCTGCTCGTGGGCCGCAAGGTGCTCGTGGTGGACGATGATGTGCGCAACATCTTCGCCCTCAACACCGTGTTGGAGCGCTATGGCATGAAGGTGGGGTTCGCCGAGAGCGGCGCCGAGGGCATTGCCCTGCTGGAGAAGGATGCCGAGGTGGAGCTCGTCTTGATGGATGTCATGATGCCGGAGATGGACGGCTATCAGGCCATGCGGGCCATCCGCGGCATGGAGCGCTTCGCCCACCTGCCCATCCTCGCCCTCACCGCCAAGGCGATGAAGGGGGACCGGGAGAAGTGTCTGGAGGCCGGGGCTTCTGACTACATCACCAAGCCGGTGGACATCGAGAAGCTGCTGAGCCTGCTGCGCGTCTGGTTGCACGTGCCGCGCGGCGCCGCCCGTCCCCAGCGCCCGGAGATTCCCGGGTGA
- a CDS encoding CheR family methyltransferase, with protein sequence MSPPERGSELEQLELELLLEAVWRHYGFDLRDHARPLLLRQLRRYLREERLDTLSALQGRVLHDADALEGLLRALAGPPRPLFADPAFFRSFRERVVPVLRTWPSVRVWHAGCGSGEETYALAILLMEEGLWGRCRLYASDSSEGLLADARTGAVPLPEEEEARHYLEAGGRRALSDYYTRDGNWAVFARPLREGIFFTQHNLATDGSFNEFQVVLCRDTLLAYNRALSHRVHKRLYESLSRFGFLCLGRKESISSTPHAAAYEEIEDSGRVFRRVA encoded by the coding sequence GTGAGCCCCCCGGAGCGTGGCTCGGAACTGGAGCAGCTCGAGCTGGAGCTGCTCCTGGAGGCCGTGTGGCGCCATTACGGTTTCGACTTGCGCGACCATGCCCGGCCGTTGCTGTTGCGGCAGTTGCGGCGCTACCTGCGCGAGGAGCGGCTGGACACCCTCTCCGCCCTCCAGGGGCGCGTGTTGCATGACGCCGATGCGCTCGAGGGCTTGCTGCGGGCGCTTGCGGGCCCTCCCCGGCCCCTCTTCGCCGACCCGGCCTTCTTCCGTTCCTTCCGAGAGCGGGTGGTGCCGGTGCTGCGCACCTGGCCCTCCGTGCGCGTGTGGCACGCGGGCTGTGGCTCGGGCGAGGAGACGTACGCCTTGGCCATCCTCTTGATGGAGGAGGGGCTGTGGGGGCGCTGTCGGCTGTATGCCTCGGACTCCAGCGAGGGGCTGCTCGCGGACGCGCGCACCGGGGCGGTGCCGCTGCCGGAGGAGGAGGAGGCTCGCCACTACCTGGAGGCGGGAGGCCGGCGCGCCCTGTCGGACTACTACACGCGGGATGGGAACTGGGCGGTGTTCGCGCGCCCCTTGCGCGAGGGCATCTTCTTCACCCAGCACAACCTGGCGACGGATGGCTCCTTCAACGAGTTCCAGGTCGTCCTGTGCCGGGACACGCTGCTGGCCTACAACCGCGCGCTCTCCCATCGGGTGCACAAGCGCCTCTACGAGAGCCTGTCGCGCTTTGGCTTCCTGTGCCTGGGGCGCAAGGAGTCCATCTCGAGCACGCCCCACGCCGCGGCCTATGAGGAGATAGAGGATTCGGGCCGCGTGTTCCGGAGGGTGGCATGA
- a CDS encoding DUF5011 domain-containing protein: MKTIPPLVNTPRLSCTVALCALLGTLSACGPTPPVDSVPASDSSAAPLPSHGTVASSALTTSAEISVPPIHPFATQDQVTPVLAAGNGVYLVVWNEYIGSTSQLVAARVRASDGVVLDAAPLNIDAQPIPLGSVKEPAVTFDGTHFLVVYSKRVPSNYSYREDIYGKRVRASDGAVVDSNPIFISTIANSDDTRRPTVVFNGTNYLVLWETLVYPNWGLYGAYVSPAGQLLTPSSFLVTSNVFNPQLAAGSGSDSLGVWAEGSQGKIVVGWFSGTVPLAILTFTVAESGGSNPAIAYAYDGNTFLVVWNEAGGIVKARRVRLSQVKGQPFGDTSFLVGEGATSPAVVSADAQSFRVTYHATRNGVAQLVSTRVLPDGVVTPDAEHTLATTPSTERPAFASLGTAEKAVAYKQYGPSTSYSRIQVRLVSDVQVEACTAGQPAVSLNGAATLTLECGSGPYVDPGAQAFTSCGSPLSVTAYNSGSDSFGSGPNTGAEGTYSVSYAAWDSTGSAHAIRTVVVEDQTPPTLTLKGPAVSTHTCGSQWVDPGVEAKDACYGNLAAQVWHTGEVNGWGEGTYTVTYTLTDSGGNSATPVTRTVEVVDCPW; encoded by the coding sequence ATGAAAACCATCCCCCCTCTCGTCAACACCCCCCGGCTGTCGTGCACCGTCGCGTTATGTGCCTTGTTGGGCACACTCTCGGCTTGCGGCCCTACCCCTCCCGTCGACTCGGTCCCTGCCAGTGATTCGAGCGCCGCTCCCCTGCCGTCCCATGGAACGGTGGCGTCCAGCGCTCTCACCACCTCTGCGGAGATCAGCGTTCCGCCGATCCACCCCTTCGCCACGCAGGACCAGGTGACGCCCGTCCTGGCGGCTGGCAATGGCGTCTACCTCGTGGTGTGGAATGAATACATCGGCTCCACCAGCCAACTCGTCGCGGCGCGGGTGCGGGCCTCCGACGGAGTGGTGCTGGATGCTGCCCCCCTCAACATCGACGCGCAGCCCATTCCCCTTGGAAGCGTGAAGGAGCCCGCGGTCACCTTCGATGGAACCCACTTCCTGGTGGTCTACAGCAAGCGCGTGCCCAGCAACTACTCCTACAGAGAGGACATCTACGGGAAGCGGGTGAGGGCGTCGGATGGAGCGGTGGTCGACAGCAACCCCATTTTCATCAGCACCATCGCCAATTCCGACGATACCCGCCGCCCCACGGTGGTCTTCAATGGCACAAACTACCTGGTCCTCTGGGAGACCCTGGTCTACCCGAACTGGGGGCTCTATGGGGCCTATGTGAGCCCCGCTGGCCAGCTCCTGACCCCCTCGAGCTTCCTGGTGACTTCGAATGTCTTCAACCCTCAGTTGGCCGCGGGCTCGGGGAGCGACTCCCTGGGGGTCTGGGCCGAGGGTTCTCAGGGGAAGATCGTCGTGGGCTGGTTCTCCGGGACTGTCCCCCTGGCGATTCTGACCTTCACCGTGGCGGAGTCGGGGGGCAGCAACCCGGCGATTGCCTATGCTTACGATGGCAACACCTTCCTCGTGGTCTGGAACGAGGCCGGTGGCATCGTGAAGGCCCGGCGGGTGAGGTTGTCACAGGTGAAAGGACAGCCGTTCGGCGACACGAGCTTCCTCGTGGGCGAGGGCGCCACCTCGCCGGCCGTCGTGAGTGCCGACGCGCAGAGCTTCCGCGTCACCTACCATGCCACGCGCAACGGGGTTGCCCAGCTCGTCAGCACCCGGGTACTCCCCGATGGGGTGGTGACGCCTGACGCGGAGCACACGCTGGCGACCACCCCGAGCACGGAGCGGCCCGCGTTCGCCTCCCTGGGAACGGCCGAGAAGGCGGTGGCTTACAAGCAGTACGGGCCATCAACGAGCTATTCCCGCATCCAGGTGCGCCTCGTCTCGGACGTGCAGGTAGAGGCATGCACCGCGGGGCAGCCGGCCGTGAGCCTCAACGGCGCGGCGACGCTGACCTTGGAGTGCGGCTCGGGGCCGTATGTGGACCCGGGCGCCCAGGCGTTCACCAGCTGCGGGTCCCCGCTGTCCGTGACGGCGTACAACTCGGGCAGTGACTCCTTCGGCTCGGGCCCGAACACGGGCGCGGAGGGTACCTACTCCGTCTCGTACGCGGCCTGGGATTCCACGGGCTCCGCCCATGCCATCCGGACCGTGGTGGTGGAGGATCAGACGCCCCCGACGCTGACGCTCAAGGGCCCGGCCGTGTCCACGCACACGTGCGGCAGCCAGTGGGTGGACCCCGGTGTGGAGGCGAAGGATGCCTGCTACGGCAACCTCGCGGCCCAGGTGTGGCACACGGGCGAGGTGAATGGCTGGGGGGAGGGCACCTATACGGTGACCTACACGCTGACCGACAGTGGCGGAAACAGCGCCACGCCCGTCACGCGCACCGTCGAGGTCGTCGACTGCCCCTGGTAG